A genomic window from Triticum urartu cultivar G1812 chromosome 7, Tu2.1, whole genome shotgun sequence includes:
- the LOC125519940 gene encoding ruBisCO large subunit-binding protein subunit alpha, chloroplastic: MASANAISTASLLRSFSSQGRLRRSKNGRSSRLVVRADAKEIAFDQKSRAALQAGVEKLASAVGVTLGPRGRNVVLDEYGNPKVVNDGVTIARAIELANPMENAGAALIREVASKTNDSAGDGTTTACVLAREIIKLGILSVTSGANPVSLKKGIDKTVQGLIEELERKARPVKGSGDIKAVASISAGNDELIGAMIADAIDKVGPDGVLSIESSSSFETTVDVEEGMEIDRGYISPQFVTNLEKSIVEFENARVLITDQKITSIKEIIPLLEQTTQLRCPLFIVAEDITGEALATLVVNKLRGIINVAAIKAPSFGERRKAVLQDIAIVTGAEYLAKDLGLLVENATVDQLGTARKITIHQTTTTLIADAASKDEIQARVAQLKKELSETDSIYDSEKLAERIAKLSGGVAVIKVGATTETELEDRQLRIEDAKNATFAAIEEGIVPGGGAAYVHLSTYVPAIKETIEDHDERLGADIIQKALQAPASLIANNAGVEGEVVIEKIKESEWEMGYNAMTDKYENLIESGVIDPAKVTRCALQNAASVSGMVLTTQAIVVEKPKPKPKVAEPAEGQLSV; the protein is encoded by the exons ATGGCGTCGGCCAACGCCATCTCCACCGCCTCCCTCCTCCGCTCCTTCTCCTCCCAG GGGAGGCTGAGGAGGTCCAAGAACGGCCGCTCGTCGCGGCTGGTGGTGCGCGCGGACGCCAAGGAAATCGCCTTCGACCAGAAGTCCCGCGCCGCGCTCCAGGCCGGCGTCGAGAAGCTCGCCAGCGCCGTCGGCGTCACCCTCGGCCCGCGAG GGAGGAACGTAGTGCTGGATGAGTATGGCAACCCCAAAGTGGTGAACGATGGTGTTACCATCGCCCGTGCTATTGAGCTAGCTAACCCAATGGAAAATGCCGGTGCAGCTCTGATTCGTGAG GTTGCTAGTAAGACCAATGATTCTGCTGGTGATGGGACTACGACTGCTTGTGTCCTTGCTCGAGAAATCATCAAGCTGGGTATTTTGAGTGTAACTTCTGGTGCAAACCCTGTATCGCTTAAGAAAGGAATAGACAAAACTGTCCAGGGTCTGATCGAAGAGCTTGAAAGGAAAGCTAGACCAGTTAAGGGCAGTGGTGATATCAAAG CTGTTGCCTCTATCTCTGCTGGTAACGATGAACTTATTGGAGCCATGATTGCTGATGCCATTGACAAAGTGGGCCCAGATGGTGTCCTTTCGATCGAGTCGTCTTCATCTTTTGAGACTActgttgatgttgaagaaggGATGGAG ATTGACCGAGGCTACATTTCCCCTCAATTTGTGACAAACCTTGAGAAATCTATTGTGGAGTTTGAGAATGCTAGAGTTCTTATAACTGATCAGAAGATCACAAGCATAAAGGAAATCATTCCACTTCTGGAGCAGACTACACAGTTGAGATGCCCGCTGTTTATTGTAGCTGAGGATATTACTGGTGAAGCTTTGGCAACTCTTGTTGTTAACAAGCTCAGAGGTATTATTAATGTTGCGGCAATCAAAGCCCCAAGTTTCGGTGAGCGGCGGAAGGCTGTCCTTCAGGATATTGCCATCGTGACAG GCGCTGAGTACCTAGCGAAGGATCTTGGTCTGTTGGTTGAGAATGCGACAGTAGACCAACTTGGGACAGCAAGGAAAATCACAATCCATCAGACTACAACAACCCTCATAGCAGATGCGGCTAGCAAAGACGAGATCCAGGCCAGGGTTGCACAGCTAAAGAAGGAGCTTTCTGAAACTGATTCCATCTATGATTCTGAGAAGCTGGCTGAGAGGATTGCCAAGCTTTCTGGTGGTGTGGCCGTCATCAAGGTTGGAGCAACAACCGAGACAGAGCTCGAGGACCGTCAGCTTCGGATCGAGGACGCAAAGAATGCCACTTTCGCAGCCATCGAGGAGGGCATTGTTCCCGGTGGTGGTGCGGCGTATGTGCACCTGTCTACTTACGTCCCCGCGATCAAAGAAACCATCGAAGACCATGATGAGCGCCTTGGTGCTGACATCATTCAGAAG GCATTGCAAGCACCGGCGTCGCTGATTGCCAACAACGCCGGAGTGGAAGGGGAGGTTGTGATCGAGAAGATCAAGGAGAGCGAGTGGGAGATGGGTTACAACGCGATGACCGACAAGTACGAGAACCTGATCGAGTCCGGCGTCATCGACCCCGCCAAGGTGACGAGATGCGCGCTCCAGAACGCCGCCTCGGTGTCCGGAATGGTCCTCACCACGCAAGCCATCGTCGTCGAGAAGCCCAAGCCCAAGCCTAAGGTCGCCGAGCCAGCGGAGGGGCAGCTCTCCGTCTGA